The proteins below come from a single Argentina anserina chromosome 1, drPotAnse1.1, whole genome shotgun sequence genomic window:
- the LOC126796385 gene encoding NADPH-dependent oxidoreductase 2-alkenal reductase-like, with translation MEVTNRYITIRTQVDGHPEESDFELIKTASLSLSLDPAGSIDIIVKNLYVSIDPYHINRMKTQTSSQKVVLPTAAITPGEVIDAYGVAKVVASRIPEFEKDDLVVGFITWGEYSLLKRGNYMLRKLDPMGFPLSYHIGILGLSGLTAYGGFFEVCKPKKGEKVFVSAASGSVGNLVGQYAKLIGCYVVGSAGSTGKVALLKEKLGFDDAFNYKEEPDLHSALQRYFPDGIDIYFDNVGGEMLEAAVVNMNALGRIAACGVVSEYIDATKRAAPSIPDVVYKRIKIQGFLAADHMNVFSDFLSTTTDHLRAGKLHALQDISDGLESIPSAFIGLFHGHNTGKKMVKVADQ, from the exons ATGGAGGTAACCAACAGGTACATCACAATAAGGACTCAGGTAGATGGACATCCGGAAGAGTCGGATTTCGAGCTCATCAAAACCGCAAGCCTTTCTCTGTCACTTGACCCTGCAGGTTCTATTGACATAATTGTGAAGAATCTGTATGTGTCAATCGACCCTTACCACATAAACCGAATGAAGACTCAGACCTCCTCACAGAAAGTTGTATTGCCCACAGCTGCCATCACTCCCGGAGAA GTTATTGATGCTTATGGTGTCGCAAAAGTTGTGGCTTCTAGGATCCCTGAGTTTGAGAAGGATGACTTGGTTGTGGGATTTATCACTTGGGGAGAGTATAGTTTGCTTAAAAGAGGAAATTACATGTTGAGGAAATTGGATCCTATGGGGTTCCCATTGTCTTACCATATTGGAATTCTAG GTTTGAGTGGACTTACAGCATATGGTGGGTTTTTTGAAGTATGCAAACCCAAGAAGGGGGAGAAAGTTTTTGTCTCTGCAGCTTCTGGATCAGTTGGGAATTTGGTCGGACAATATGCTAAGCTTATCGGTTGTTATGTTGTTGGAAGTGCAGGAAGCACAGGAAAG GTAGCATTGCTCAAGGAAAAGCTTGGATTTGATGATGCATTCAACTACAAGGAAGAGCCTGATTTACATTCAGCTCTCCAAAG GTACTTCCCTGATGGGATTGACATCTACTTTGACAATGTGGGGGGTGAAATGCTAGAGGCTGCTGTTGTTAACATGAACGCCTTGGGTAGAATTGCTGCCTGCGGCGTGGTCTCTGAGTACATTGATGCTACAAAGCGAGCTGCACCGAGTATACCAGATGTTGTGTACaaaagaatcaaaatccaaGGGTTTTTGGCAGCTGATCATATGAATGTGTTTTCGGATTTCCTTTCCACCACAACTGATCATCTGCGTGCAGGAAAACTGCATGCGCTTCAAGACATCTCAGATGGTTTGGAGAGTATTCCATCAGCTTTCATTGGACTCTTTCATGGTCACAACACTGGAAAGAAAATGGTTAAAGTTGCAGATCAATGA
- the LOC126792651 gene encoding 2-alkenal reductase (NADP(+)-dependent)-like, whose product MEVTNRYITIKTQVDGDPKESDFELKISTLSLSLDPGSNDIIVKNLYVSIDPYQLNRMKTQSSSQKSIGFAAAISPGEDIDAYGVAKVVASGNPEFEKDDLVVGLITWGEYSLLKGGKFMLRKFDPMGFPLSYQVGILGFSGLTAYGGFFDICKPKKGEKVFVSAASGSVGNLVGQYAKLFGCYVVGCAGSKDKVALLKEKLGFDDAFNYKEEPDLKAALERYFPDGIDIYFDNVGAEMQEAAVVNMNTFGRVAVCGVISEYTDATKRAAPNMLDVVYKRIKIQGFLAADHMNVFPDFLSTTTDHLRTGKLHALEDISYGVESFPSAFIGLFRGHNTGKKMVKLADE is encoded by the exons ATGGAGGTAACCAATAGGTACATCACCATAAAGACTCAGGTAGACGGAGACCCGAAAGAGTCCGACTTCGAGCTCAAAATATCAACCCTTTCGCTCTCCCTCGACCCCGGTTCCAATGACATCATTGTGAAGAATCTCTATGTGTCAATCGACCCTTACCAGCTAAACCGCATGAAAACTCAGAGCTCATCACAGAAATCTATAGGTTTTGCAGCTGCCATCAGTCCCGGCGAG GATATTGATGCCTACGGCGTTGCGAAAGTTGTGGCTTCTGGGAACCCTGAGTTTGAGAAGGATGACTTGGTTGTTGGGCTCATCACTTGGGGAGAGTACAGTTTGCTAAAAGGAGGAAAATTCATGTTGAGAAAATTTGATCCTATGGGATTCCCACTCTCATACCAAGTTGGAATTCTAG GTTTCAGTGGACTTACAGCATATGGTGGATTTTTTGACATATGCAAACCAAAGAAGGGGGAGAAAGTATTCGTCTCTGCAGCTTCTGGATCGGTTGGGAATTTGGTCGGACAATATGCAAAACTTTTTGGTTGCTATGTTGTGGGATGTGCAGGAAGCAAAGACAAG GTGGCATTGCTTAAGGAAAAGCTTGGATTTGATGATGCATTCAACTACAAAGAAGAGCCTGATTTGAAGGCAGCGCTGGAAAG GTACTTCCCTGATGGGATTGACATCTACTTTGACAATGTGGGGGCTGAAATGCAAGAGGCTGCAGTTGTTAACATGAACACTTTCGGTAGAGTTGCTGTCTGCGGCGTGATCTCCGAGTACACTGATGCTACAAAGCGAGCTGCACCGAATATGCTAGATGTGGTGTACAAGAGAATCAAAATCCAAGGCTTTTTAGCAGCCGATCATATGAATGTGTTTCCGGATTTCCTATCCACCACAACTGATCATCTCCGGACAGGAAAATTGCATGCACTTGAAGACATCTCATACGGTGTGGAGAGTTTTCCATCCGCTTTCATTGGACTTTTTCGTGGTCACAACACTGGAAAGAAAATGGTTAAACTTGCAGATGAATAA
- the LOC126785709 gene encoding pentatricopeptide repeat-containing protein At5g06540-like, which produces MIQKTVRTNDLILLCQKCKTLNQLKQIHAHILTSTRPENPYDIAPLLSAAAKHASGFSYARSIFHHRRRHRNTFMYNTMIRRHAPPAAIECYLDMLDYGLVANKFTFPPLIKACSMLSSGLTGRLVHAHVAKFGFSDDPFVVSGLIEFYLVVRDIESAKSVFDRSCDRDVVVWTAMVDGYGKIGEVENARKVFDEMPERNGVSWSAMMAAYSRASEFGEVISLFGQMQEAGTRPNESVLVSVLTAAAHLGAVEQGLWVHSYAKRHRLESNVILATALVDMYSKCGYAEAATKVFEGMVDKDAKAWNAMIAGVAMNGDARKSMELFEKMVGDKIQPTETTFVALLSACRHAKMVDKGLELFDQMSALYGVKPRPQHYACVVDLLARSGMLEEAEKFIEEKMGGLGRGDVNVWGALLSACRVHGNLEVGNRIWKKLADMGVADCGIHVLSHNLYKEAGLEFEAKKVRDMISEGGLKKKPGSSVIEVN; this is translated from the coding sequence ATGATTCAAAAAACCGTTAGAACCAACGACCTCATTCTCCTCTGCCAAAAAtgcaaaaccctaaaccaacTCAAGCAAATCCACGCCCACATCCTCacttcgacccgacccgagaaCCCGTACGATATCGCGCCGCTCCTCTCCGCCGCCGCGAAACACGCTTCCGGGTTCTCCTACGCTCGCTCCATCTTccaccaccgccgccgccACCGCAACACTTTCATGTACAACACCATGATCAGACGCCACGCGCCGCCGGCCGCGATCGAGTGCTATCTGGACATGTTGGATTATGGCCTCGTCGCTAACAAGTTCACATTCCCGCCGTTGATTAAGGCTTGCTCGATGTTAAGTTCTGGGCTGACTGGACGGTTGGTTCATGCCCATGTTGCTAAGTTCGGGTTTTCCGACGACCCGTTTGTCGTTAGCGGGCTGATCGAGTTTTACTTGGTTGTTCGTGACATTGAATCTGCGAAATCGGTGTTTGATAGAAGCTGCGACAGAGATGTGGTGGTGTGGACGGCGATGGTTGATGGGTATGGGAAGATTGGGGAAGTTGAGAATGCACGGAAGGTGTTCGACGAAATGCCTGAGAGGAATGGCGTGTCGTGGAGCGCGATGATGGCTGCGTATTCGCGAGCGAGTGAGTTTGGAGAGGTGATTAGTTTGTTTGGGCAAATGCAAGAAGCGGGGACGAGGCCGAATGAGTCTGTGCTTGTTAGTGTTCTCACTGCGGCTGCTCATTTGGGTGCGGTGGAGCAAGGGCTGTGGGTGCACTCGTATGCTAAGAGGCACAGGCTTGAGTCGAATGTGATATTGGCCACTGCATTGGTTGATATGTACTCCAAATGTGGGTATGCCGAAGCAGCTACGAAGGTTTTCGAGGGCATGGTGGATAAGGATGCCAAAGCGTGGAATGCTATGATTGCCGGGGTTGCAATGAATGGTGATGCAAGGAAGTCGATGGAGCTGTTTGAAAAAATGGTTGGAGATAAGATTCAGCCGACAGAGACCACATTCGTTGCCCTTCTCTCGGCCTGTAGGCATGCGAAAATGGTAGACAAGGGACTTGAATTGTTTGATCAAATGAGTGCCCTTTATGGGGTTAAACCCAGGCCTCAACACTATGCTTGTGTTGTTGACCTTTTGGCCAGATCAGGCATGTTAGAGGAAGCTGAGAAGTTTATAGAAGAGAAGATGGGAGGACTAGGAAGAGGAGATGTCAACGTGTGGGGGGCATTACTAAGTGCTTGTAGAGTTCATGGGAATCTTGAAGTGGGGAACAGAATTTGGAAAAAGCTCGCTGATATGGGAGTAGCAGATTGTGGTATTCATGTTCTTTCACATAATTTGTACAAGGAAGCTGGCTTAGAATTCGAGGCAAAGAAAGTCCGAGATATGATATCAGAGGGTGGACTGAAAAAGAAACCTGGTTCCAGTGTGATAGAGGTAAATTGA